Proteins co-encoded in one Prunus persica cultivar Lovell chromosome G6, Prunus_persica_NCBIv2, whole genome shotgun sequence genomic window:
- the LOC18775534 gene encoding uncharacterized protein LOC18775534 produces MAQAMMRLGVFLVILLMLVAAEAGTSHPKPKKVQCKNQDYPDCYCLELTCPSACPEQCEVDCVTCSPVCNCNKPGAVCQDPRFIGGDGITFYFHGKKDQDFCIVSDSNLHINAHFIGKRNQNMKRDFTWVQSLGILFGNHKLFIGAKTTSTWDDSNDRLSLSIDGEPINLPDSEGANWQSILSPGALSITRTKNTNSIEIEAEGNFKIKAVVVPITETDSMIHKYGVTQEDCFAHLDLSFKFYALSGEVNGVLGQTYASNYVSRVKMGVVMPVLGGDKEFASSSIFASDCAVSRFSGEFVKNNSSDSFEYMNCASGTDGRGVVCKR; encoded by the exons ATGGCTCAAGCTATGATGCGCTTAGGTGTGTTTTTGGTCATCCTCTTGATGCTTGTTGCGGCAGAGGCAGGAACTTCTCATCCAAAGCCTAAGAAAGTCCAGTGCAAGAACCAGGACTACCCTGATTGTTATTGCCTAGAGCTTACATGTCCTAGTGCTTGCCCTGAGCAATGTGAAGTTGACTGCGTCACATGCAGTCCTGTTTGCA ACTGCAACAAGCCAGGGGCTGTGTGTCAAGACCCCAGATTCATTGGTGGTGATGGAATAACCTTCTACTTCCATGGCAAGAAAGACCAAGACTTCTGCATAGTTTCTGATTCAAATCTCCACATCAACGCCCACTTCATTGGCAAGAGAAACCAAAACATGAAGAGGGACTTCACTTGGGTGCAGTCTCTAGGGATCCTCTTTGGAAACCACAAACTCTTCATCGGTGCCAAAACCACGTCAACTTGGGATGACTCCAATGACCGTCTCTCCTTATCCATAGACGGCGAACCCATAAACCTCCCGGACAGCGAAGGTGCTAACTGGCAATCAATCTTATCACCAGGAGCACTCAGCATCACAAGGACGAAAAACACAAATTCGATAGAAATCGAAGCTGAAGGGAACTTCAAGATCAAAGCAGTGGTGGTGCCTATAACAGAAACGGACTCCATGATCCATAAATATGGTGTTACGCAAGAGGATTGCTTTGCTCATCTTGACTTGAGCTTCAAGTTTTATGCCCTAAGTGGGGAAGTGAATGGTGTTTTGGGCCAAACATATGCAAGCAACTACGTGAGTAGGGTTAAGATGGGTGTGGTGATGCCTGTTTTGGGTGGGGACAAAGAATTTGCTTCCTCTAGTATCTTTGCCTCTGATTGTGCGGTTTCAAGGTTTAGTGGGGAATTTGTTAAGAACAACTCTTCAGACAGCTTTGAGTATATGAATTGTGCAAGTGGGACGGATGGCCGTGGAGTTGTTTGTAAGAGGTGA